Proteins encoded together in one Deinococcus hopiensis KR-140 window:
- a CDS encoding phage tail tape measure protein: MRLEDNALPNIRAQLAKLDQNTTLTVKLRAEGSDQATKSVKEALKQTEQAASDMQRQVSSMFKEAGSSARASAESIKQAWREQAEEGKRTAREQAAAQQIQLSVARALGTEVNELRRQWRAGKIDADQLEAGMRPLVVRAEQQKAAFRALGLEVDHNRKVFEAYGVAADRAVNTVNTAQGRMTPGGFSAGIAQGLNSSLSQFGLAGDLIGGLAQLIAAKRAASANAAQDLGRSTFEGLVQGMKSEQVTVKRVATDTANSVEAAVKAELDIHSPSRVMDYLGKMSGAGFASGIRSQGDEARAAAKSLADAAQAGVSGTRLNVAGAGISGGGIGGSLAGVGAGVLSEALDAGRLTGTSQALGDLNKQLKENAKASQDAATAGASTEVATEALGGAVEGAAEQVQAFTEARREGDEEARQQALNEAKTALAFTAVAAGVTAVTAALVVNFNAAADYEAAMSKAGATTQATAGQMEQLKTATQSNDLVKLGIDATTAAGGVEELGGAGLSTAQIVGGGLISSLTLAKAVSTDVATAASVAAASVKAFGLDAKDLAKVADIVTNAVNGTSIKIDNFTDAIAAGGSTAKSQGVNLLTFTAAVSLMTDKAIGAADAGTSLKTFLMSLTPNSKEATAALHDLGFSAFDAQGNFKPLGQVIGELREKFAKLTPEQRAMTAETVFGSDGIRAFNILVDAGSQGLEERIRLLDENGSATKAAGDKLNGTRGAQEQFNAALKNFEITAGQSFLPTAAKMLNWSTSFLQNLQSINKEYGALAHNKPAFGAETFNLGIWLNQVGLRKADLTPEEVKAAREILGHMQYAANVGAKNAEQWRKLGRNDVADARDRTTAQEIGRLGVMLTEIQREASTRARPIGPQKDGTGAAVRVEIVDGKNLVDLLGMSGRKVLNDFGVSGKDYHHDGAVRADAVHNGIDYAAPRGAPILAPFSGTLSVRENKTSGKIFELMDAAGNKLVGIHLDQFDAGILRALEEGGKKAITIGQGTRIGGVGNSGTTAGSATHLHLMGYQKGDTKPRNPTSIQYQGIDSPAWGVNGASALPGAAPLIPEKTWQQYEKEARRLVALVEKYAPGGAAPSGEEWGKASVNLDKFRDSSTMAGQAVAYVQLETKKAGQEASKLGADYDQLKGKLNIAESLDDAKRPASEVIGILEKVRTSAQAAADAEKRLHGETDRYTGLLNLVGEATKRVDQIRSRKPEQTELQRDQAVQRERVAMEGLEKSIRSAGKARLESIVQGGVTAEVSLAKWEAARKELERRADLEKNPKLSNLDREQQAQREAAAQEKLEKSIRGASAARLKDIVAAGVQQVGDLARWKAADAELKRREGLQQTADRQRKTNQQEANQQELALALALREGRVKDAERLVSELKRLQGEELDAAGENLTQRQRIVEQRGTAIVNAEKTLAARSRNAAIEAARVWAEGEDTKAKATLKGQALQDRLAEIERLRVDKVHDAYADEAEAVARSESTQTQAVTKGHADRSKVLEGLVQKYADARRELAKRVDTGTLTAQDMVEYARTLAGYWKEAGKAGMTARPEIQAAHSAAVAFGTTARRTSDHLAALNQNLESSGAANKAAAEGVSDLADELVKAGDPLTALQMLETTLDDLMDAAARGESVGEGISIVQAKIKKIKEDMSEEDVATMQAWLKTYRDIQNAVQGNETSFDQGNEEVKTQQGQETQIRKLFQGGPKDVAQFLLGTDGKTFAESFWFDFSEKSQQEFMQRLNGLDNEQLAGLGTDMLQRLLDGMGDDEAWDDWRTRITQTLKGLKQDVLDTQGKLFEGLADDAIQTARDLAETGDYGAAFDWLNSTRADMEELGAAGANAGGGVLKLAAAITELKKQRDALAGDAAARAAWTELTGAQRRGEAVDVPTSGPIASTGPRPKVKDPYHPEPEPEGEPGRRTDPVLKADRGYARGDSPEKQQARDSIAATKAMDVYRISLEAMTLSQLQAAEATAAANGNVEKQKLLAAQIAKVLDEEGKKADAQLALGLLDQSLTDQVTAVLKLTDAYQAGTLGAKDYTEQAFALVDILERQAKAAEAAHHPEAAAAFREQAALLRDLVPPAAAAAYSQEKLRAASDEMATAQGKTKAPFADTIKSLEALRGAAGLDQKALEGLIAKFKELSRQEATKQELAKLGSEFDKLAGYIDHAGSIFRKFTDDQANYASIATDYISMNLKATSQAMQGDIAGAVFTSIEGILNIGENIASLSPGLKAWKKGLLEVAEAEKKVAQESVGMFKNPYATALNQDAINRQKLADSRWYQRLGWDLFGGAPQVLEDEAAKLKTRAAEIFNDLAGTISNTFTSALMDAFGSGDWTGVQKAMDKSLNEFVAHAAIEAMVKASKLQDLIKAYADARAAGGDGASQLAALRLELGRLRAEARGVLSGLPGYGEGLAEKARNDAEKALDLQYKAGLLSTAKYEGEKLKITLARIKAELEAELAVSGLTEEEKAKIRARYNLEGLAAQAEFDRAEAERARTLASTQADVAQAALEGQYRNGTVLTQAYQAQLLQMTLDRLKREKETALAVAGLTAEEIAAINAKFSQQEADAKNKQRDELLGNWADAAGRGLLDGLKNGDLSGFGANLQKQVFESTVTGLVMGLASDIVRAELKPLADSVAAAFLTPDKADDLLALGNLKGGFELALPQLMDLGQTFLPFFQQFGFVKEALDKNAAATEKNTTATQQNSEQLATKLDVIVTQVGLPSGLSLAGSGNAYTDGFD; the protein is encoded by the coding sequence TTGCGGCTGGAAGATAACGCGCTTCCGAATATTCGCGCACAGCTTGCCAAGCTTGACCAGAACACTACCCTCACCGTCAAACTGCGCGCGGAAGGGTCAGATCAGGCCACTAAAAGCGTCAAAGAAGCCCTGAAGCAGACCGAGCAGGCCGCGTCCGACATGCAGCGTCAGGTCAGCAGCATGTTTAAGGAGGCCGGGAGCAGTGCCCGTGCGTCTGCCGAGAGCATAAAGCAGGCGTGGCGTGAACAGGCGGAAGAGGGCAAGCGGACCGCACGCGAACAGGCAGCAGCCCAGCAGATTCAACTCTCTGTTGCCCGTGCCCTGGGGACCGAGGTCAACGAATTGCGCCGCCAGTGGCGTGCGGGGAAGATTGACGCTGACCAGCTGGAAGCGGGGATGCGCCCCCTCGTAGTCCGAGCCGAGCAGCAGAAGGCCGCCTTCCGCGCTCTCGGCCTGGAAGTGGACCACAACCGGAAGGTGTTCGAGGCGTACGGAGTGGCAGCGGACCGGGCCGTGAACACGGTGAACACCGCTCAGGGCCGGATGACACCGGGCGGCTTCAGTGCTGGGATTGCCCAGGGCCTGAACTCCTCTCTGAGTCAGTTCGGGCTGGCTGGTGACCTGATCGGGGGACTCGCTCAACTGATAGCAGCGAAGCGTGCCGCCAGCGCCAACGCGGCACAGGATCTGGGTCGCAGCACCTTCGAGGGCCTAGTCCAGGGCATGAAGAGCGAGCAGGTCACGGTCAAACGGGTGGCAACGGACACGGCCAACAGTGTGGAGGCTGCGGTTAAGGCCGAGCTGGACATTCACAGCCCGAGCCGGGTCATGGACTATCTCGGCAAGATGTCAGGGGCTGGGTTCGCGTCCGGCATTCGTTCGCAGGGCGATGAGGCCCGCGCGGCAGCTAAAAGCCTGGCTGATGCAGCTCAGGCGGGGGTAAGTGGCACCCGCCTCAATGTTGCTGGGGCTGGCATAAGCGGTGGAGGAATTGGAGGTTCTCTGGCTGGGGTGGGCGCAGGGGTCCTCTCAGAAGCGCTGGACGCTGGACGTTTGACCGGTACCTCACAAGCCCTGGGTGACCTGAACAAGCAGCTCAAGGAAAACGCGAAGGCAAGCCAAGACGCGGCCACTGCTGGGGCAAGCACCGAGGTTGCCACAGAGGCCCTGGGCGGGGCGGTGGAAGGTGCTGCTGAGCAGGTGCAGGCGTTCACAGAGGCCCGACGCGAGGGTGACGAGGAAGCCCGGCAGCAGGCCCTAAACGAGGCCAAGACAGCCCTGGCCTTCACTGCTGTTGCTGCTGGTGTGACCGCTGTTACTGCTGCACTGGTAGTCAATTTCAACGCGGCGGCCGACTACGAAGCCGCGATGAGTAAGGCCGGTGCGACAACCCAGGCCACGGCTGGGCAGATGGAGCAGTTGAAAACAGCCACCCAGAGCAATGATCTGGTGAAGCTCGGCATCGACGCCACAACGGCGGCGGGCGGTGTCGAAGAGTTGGGCGGCGCAGGGCTGAGCACTGCTCAGATCGTGGGAGGGGGCCTGATCAGCAGCCTCACGCTCGCAAAGGCCGTCAGCACCGACGTAGCCACGGCCGCTTCGGTGGCTGCTGCCTCAGTGAAGGCCTTCGGTCTGGACGCCAAGGACCTTGCCAAAGTGGCCGACATCGTGACTAACGCGGTGAACGGCACTTCGATCAAAATCGACAACTTCACCGATGCCATCGCCGCTGGTGGTTCCACGGCGAAGAGTCAGGGTGTCAACCTGCTGACCTTCACGGCCGCTGTCAGCCTGATGACCGACAAGGCCATTGGCGCGGCAGACGCGGGCACCTCGCTGAAGACATTCCTTATGTCGCTGACGCCCAACAGCAAGGAGGCCACGGCTGCCCTGCATGATCTGGGGTTCTCGGCGTTCGACGCCCAAGGCAACTTCAAGCCATTGGGCCAGGTCATCGGCGAGCTGCGCGAGAAGTTCGCCAAGCTCACCCCCGAGCAACGTGCCATGACGGCAGAGACCGTGTTCGGCTCAGATGGGATCAGGGCCTTCAACATCCTGGTAGATGCTGGAAGTCAGGGGCTCGAAGAGCGCATTCGGTTGCTGGATGAAAACGGCAGTGCCACCAAGGCGGCAGGTGACAAGCTGAACGGCACGCGCGGCGCGCAGGAACAGTTCAACGCCGCACTGAAGAATTTCGAGATCACAGCAGGCCAGTCGTTTCTTCCCACGGCGGCGAAGATGCTCAACTGGTCCACGTCGTTCCTGCAAAACCTCCAGAGCATCAACAAGGAATACGGCGCACTGGCCCACAACAAGCCCGCCTTCGGTGCCGAGACGTTTAACCTCGGCATCTGGCTCAATCAGGTGGGTCTACGGAAGGCAGACTTGACGCCCGAAGAAGTGAAGGCCGCCCGCGAGATCCTGGGCCACATGCAGTACGCGGCCAACGTGGGTGCGAAAAACGCCGAGCAGTGGCGCAAGCTGGGCCGTAACGACGTTGCGGATGCCCGGGACCGCACCACGGCTCAGGAGATCGGCCGTCTCGGCGTGATGCTCACCGAGATTCAGCGCGAGGCCAGTACGCGGGCGCGGCCTATTGGTCCACAGAAGGATGGGACGGGCGCAGCGGTACGGGTTGAGATCGTGGATGGAAAGAACCTTGTGGACCTGCTGGGCATGTCGGGGCGAAAGGTCCTGAACGACTTCGGCGTGTCGGGTAAGGATTACCACCATGACGGTGCTGTACGTGCTGATGCTGTCCACAACGGGATCGACTATGCAGCGCCACGCGGTGCCCCCATTCTCGCCCCCTTCTCGGGCACGCTGAGCGTCCGCGAGAACAAGACCAGCGGCAAGATTTTCGAGCTGATGGACGCCGCCGGCAACAAGCTGGTAGGTATCCACCTGGACCAGTTTGACGCGGGCATCCTGCGCGCACTGGAGGAGGGCGGCAAGAAGGCCATCACCATCGGCCAGGGCACACGGATCGGCGGTGTCGGCAACAGCGGCACCACGGCGGGCAGCGCAACCCACCTGCATCTGATGGGCTACCAGAAGGGCGATACCAAGCCCCGAAACCCCACCAGCATTCAATATCAGGGCATCGATAGTCCTGCCTGGGGCGTGAACGGGGCCTCAGCGCTGCCGGGGGCAGCCCCCCTGATCCCCGAGAAGACCTGGCAACAGTACGAGAAGGAAGCGCGCCGCCTCGTGGCTCTCGTGGAGAAGTACGCTCCTGGTGGCGCGGCACCCAGTGGGGAAGAATGGGGCAAGGCAAGCGTGAACCTCGACAAATTCCGGGACAGCAGCACCATGGCCGGTCAGGCGGTGGCTTACGTGCAGCTCGAAACGAAGAAGGCTGGACAGGAGGCCAGCAAGCTGGGGGCGGACTACGATCAGCTGAAAGGCAAGCTCAACATCGCCGAGAGCCTGGACGACGCTAAGCGTCCAGCGTCCGAGGTGATCGGCATCCTCGAAAAAGTGCGTACCAGCGCGCAGGCCGCTGCAGATGCTGAAAAGCGGCTACACGGCGAGACGGACCGCTACACAGGCCTCCTCAACCTGGTAGGTGAGGCCACCAAACGGGTTGATCAGATCCGCAGCCGCAAGCCCGAGCAGACCGAACTTCAACGTGATCAGGCTGTTCAGCGTGAGCGCGTGGCGATGGAAGGCCTTGAAAAGAGCATCCGTAGCGCGGGGAAGGCCCGACTGGAAAGCATCGTGCAGGGCGGTGTGACGGCCGAAGTTAGCCTCGCCAAGTGGGAGGCCGCTCGAAAGGAATTGGAGCGCCGCGCTGATCTGGAGAAGAATCCGAAGCTCTCGAACCTCGACCGTGAGCAGCAGGCCCAACGCGAGGCGGCGGCTCAGGAGAAGCTGGAAAAGAGTATCCGCGGGGCGAGTGCCGCTCGCCTCAAGGACATCGTGGCGGCCGGGGTTCAGCAAGTGGGTGACCTGGCCCGCTGGAAGGCTGCCGACGCCGAGCTGAAGCGACGTGAGGGGCTGCAACAGACGGCAGACCGTCAGCGGAAAACGAATCAGCAGGAGGCGAACCAGCAGGAACTGGCCCTCGCCCTAGCGTTGCGGGAAGGGCGCGTGAAGGATGCCGAGCGCCTGGTGTCCGAGTTGAAGCGGTTGCAGGGCGAGGAACTTGATGCGGCGGGCGAGAATCTCACCCAACGTCAGCGCATCGTCGAACAACGGGGCACAGCCATCGTGAACGCCGAGAAGACCCTTGCGGCCCGTTCCCGCAACGCTGCCATCGAAGCGGCCCGGGTTTGGGCAGAGGGTGAGGACACGAAGGCGAAGGCTACCCTCAAAGGTCAGGCCCTCCAGGACCGTTTGGCCGAGATCGAACGCCTGCGGGTGGATAAGGTGCATGACGCTTACGCAGACGAGGCCGAGGCAGTTGCCCGCAGTGAGTCCACCCAGACCCAGGCGGTCACAAAGGGGCATGCAGACCGCTCGAAGGTGCTGGAAGGCTTGGTACAGAAGTACGCTGATGCGCGGCGGGAACTGGCGAAGAGGGTCGATACGGGCACGCTCACGGCTCAGGACATGGTCGAATATGCCCGAACCCTCGCTGGATATTGGAAGGAGGCTGGGAAGGCGGGGATGACAGCCCGGCCCGAAATCCAGGCGGCCCATTCGGCAGCCGTAGCCTTCGGGACCACTGCCCGACGGACCTCAGACCACCTGGCAGCCCTGAATCAGAACCTGGAAAGCAGCGGCGCGGCGAACAAAGCGGCAGCTGAAGGTGTTTCTGATCTGGCGGACGAACTGGTGAAGGCAGGGGACCCTCTGACGGCCCTTCAGATGCTGGAGACCACCCTTGATGACCTGATGGACGCTGCTGCGCGGGGGGAGTCGGTGGGCGAGGGCATCAGCATCGTGCAGGCCAAGATCAAAAAGATCAAAGAGGACATGAGCGAAGAGGATGTCGCCACGATGCAGGCGTGGCTGAAGACGTACCGCGACATTCAAAATGCTGTCCAAGGCAATGAGACCTCCTTCGACCAAGGCAACGAAGAGGTCAAGACACAACAGGGACAGGAGACTCAGATCCGCAAGCTGTTCCAGGGCGGCCCGAAGGATGTGGCGCAGTTCCTCTTGGGTACAGACGGAAAGACGTTCGCAGAGTCGTTCTGGTTTGACTTCAGCGAGAAGAGCCAGCAGGAGTTCATGCAGCGCCTGAACGGGCTGGATAACGAGCAGCTGGCAGGCCTGGGCACTGACATGCTTCAACGCCTGTTGGACGGCATGGGGGATGACGAAGCCTGGGATGACTGGCGCACGCGTATCACCCAGACCCTCAAGGGTTTGAAGCAGGATGTGCTCGACACGCAGGGCAAGCTGTTCGAGGGTCTGGCGGATGACGCCATTCAGACGGCGCGTGACCTAGCTGAAACGGGGGACTATGGGGCCGCATTCGACTGGCTGAACAGCACCCGTGCTGACATGGAGGAATTGGGCGCGGCCGGTGCGAACGCGGGTGGGGGCGTCCTCAAGCTGGCTGCTGCCATTACGGAACTGAAGAAGCAGCGTGACGCCCTGGCCGGGGACGCTGCTGCTCGGGCGGCCTGGACGGAGCTGACAGGGGCACAGCGGCGGGGTGAGGCGGTGGACGTACCCACGAGTGGGCCCATTGCCTCAACTGGCCCCCGTCCGAAAGTGAAAGACCCCTACCACCCGGAGCCCGAACCGGAAGGGGAGCCAGGGCGGCGCACTGATCCTGTCTTGAAAGCGGACAGAGGTTATGCCCGGGGGGACAGTCCCGAGAAACAGCAAGCGCGGGACAGCATCGCGGCAACGAAAGCGATGGACGTGTACCGGATCAGTCTGGAAGCTATGACCCTCTCCCAGCTCCAAGCGGCTGAGGCGACGGCGGCAGCGAATGGGAACGTTGAGAAGCAGAAGCTGTTGGCGGCTCAGATCGCCAAAGTCCTCGACGAGGAAGGCAAGAAGGCAGACGCCCAACTGGCCCTAGGCCTCCTCGATCAGTCCCTCACCGATCAAGTCACCGCTGTTCTCAAGCTCACCGACGCCTACCAGGCGGGGACGTTGGGAGCAAAGGACTACACGGAGCAAGCCTTCGCCCTGGTCGACATACTGGAAAGGCAGGCAAAAGCGGCAGAGGCCGCGCATCATCCCGAAGCCGCTGCTGCCTTTCGAGAGCAGGCAGCCCTACTGCGGGACCTCGTTCCACCTGCTGCGGCTGCCGCCTACTCACAGGAGAAGCTACGCGCGGCCAGCGATGAGATGGCGACCGCTCAGGGCAAGACGAAGGCTCCTTTTGCCGACACCATCAAGAGCTTGGAAGCCTTGCGAGGTGCAGCAGGGTTGGATCAGAAGGCCCTGGAAGGCCTCATTGCCAAATTCAAGGAACTGAGCCGCCAAGAGGCGACAAAGCAGGAACTGGCAAAGCTGGGTTCCGAGTTCGACAAGCTGGCCGGGTACATCGACCACGCCGGATCCATCTTTCGGAAGTTCACCGATGATCAGGCGAACTACGCCAGCATTGCCACCGATTACATATCAATGAACCTGAAAGCGACGTCGCAGGCGATGCAGGGGGACATCGCGGGGGCCGTGTTCACCAGCATCGAGGGCATCCTGAACATCGGGGAGAACATTGCGTCTCTGTCCCCTGGCCTGAAAGCCTGGAAGAAGGGCTTGTTGGAAGTGGCCGAGGCAGAGAAGAAAGTCGCGCAGGAGAGCGTGGGGATGTTCAAAAACCCATACGCAACCGCACTCAATCAGGACGCCATCAACCGTCAGAAGCTCGCTGACAGCAGGTGGTATCAGCGTCTGGGCTGGGACCTGTTCGGTGGAGCGCCCCAGGTGCTGGAAGATGAAGCAGCCAAGCTCAAGACCCGTGCCGCCGAGATCTTCAACGACCTGGCCGGCACGATCAGCAACACCTTCACTTCGGCCCTGATGGATGCCTTTGGCTCTGGGGACTGGACCGGGGTGCAGAAAGCGATGGACAAGAGCCTGAATGAATTCGTGGCCCATGCGGCCATCGAAGCCATGGTGAAGGCTTCCAAACTTCAGGACCTGATCAAGGCCTACGCAGATGCGCGGGCAGCCGGTGGGGACGGGGCCTCGCAACTCGCGGCCCTGCGCCTGGAACTCGGACGGCTTAGGGCTGAAGCTCGGGGCGTGCTCTCCGGACTCCCCGGTTACGGTGAGGGTCTGGCTGAGAAGGCTCGGAATGACGCGGAAAAAGCCCTGGATCTCCAGTACAAGGCCGGGCTGTTGAGTACAGCCAAGTACGAGGGCGAGAAACTCAAAATCACACTGGCCCGCATCAAAGCTGAACTGGAGGCCGAGCTTGCTGTGAGCGGTTTGACTGAGGAGGAAAAGGCCAAAATTCGCGCACGGTACAACTTGGAAGGGCTGGCGGCACAGGCGGAGTTTGACCGCGCCGAGGCCGAGCGTGCCCGGACCCTGGCCAGCACCCAAGCCGATGTGGCCCAGGCCGCCCTAGAAGGCCAGTACCGCAACGGCACCGTGCTGACTCAGGCGTACCAGGCGCAGCTCCTGCAGATGACGTTGGACCGCCTCAAGCGGGAGAAGGAAACGGCGCTCGCTGTGGCAGGTCTGACGGCTGAAGAGATCGCAGCCATCAACGCGAAATTTAGTCAGCAGGAAGCCGATGCGAAGAACAAGCAGCGGGATGAGTTGCTGGGGAACTGGGCCGATGCGGCGGGGCGTGGCCTACTGGACGGCTTGAAGAACGGGGACCTGTCAGGGTTCGGGGCAAACCTACAGAAGCAGGTGTTCGAGTCCACCGTCACTGGCCTCGTGATGGGGCTGGCTTCGGACATCGTGCGGGCGGAGCTGAAGCCGCTGGCAGACAGCGTGGCGGCGGCCTTCCTGACCCCGGACAAGGCGGATGACCTGCTGGCGCTGGGCAACCTGAAGGGGGGTTTTGAGCTGGCACTTCCGCAGCTGATGGACCTTGGACAGACCTTCCTGCCCTTCTTCCAGCAGTTCGGCTTCGTGAAGGAGGCGCTGGACAAGAATGCGGCGGCTACTGAGAAAAACACGACGGCCACGCAGCAGAACAGCGAACAACTGGCGACGAAGTTGGACGTCATCGTCACACAAGTGGGACTGCCCAGCGGGTTGTCTCTGGCGGGCTCGGGCAACGCTTACACCGATGGATTCGATTGA